AGTCGCAGGCCCACGAGACCGTCTCCATCGACGTCATGTCGGGCTCGACGCTCGACATCCGGTGCTCGTACGGCTGCGACCCGTGCACGAGGGGCTGGTCGAACTCGCGGACCCACGCGGCGCGGTACGACCCGTTGAACGGATGCCCGTAGGGGACGCCCTCCCGACCCTCCAGCCAGCGGATCTGGACCATCGCCGCCGTCCCCTCAACGAGCCAGTCGAGGTCGCTGTCGCCGAGGCAGCCCTCGACCTCGGACGGATCGCTGTCCAACCGACTCACCAGCGACGGGCTGGCGCCGTACTGGACGCCGTGGTACAGCTCGTGGACGGCCGAGGCCTCCATGAGCCTCCACGTCGGGGTGTCGGCCGACAGGAAGCCGGGGTGGGTCGTCAGTTTCATGAACCCACCGATGGAGTGCGAGGAGCCGATGGCCGACGGGTCGCTTCCTAGGAACCCGACGTAGGGCTCGCCACTCCCCACATTGACGTCGCCGTCGGGCGTGAGCACGAGGGGGCTCGGGAGCTGGAGGGACTCGAACCATCGGCTGGCGCTGGCCAAGAGCGCCTGGTGCTTCGCGGCGAAGGCCACGCGCTCCCCCTCGGGTTCGCCGTATCCGCTCTCCTCGAGGATGGTCCACTCGTTCGTCGGCCACTGGGCCGAGGCGGGCAGGGCGAGAACGAGGGCGAGCAGGGCAGCGAGCGTCAGGCGGCGCATGGCAGGAAGGGGAGTGGAGGGGACGCGCGGTCACGGAGCGCCCCGCCGGCGGCGAGCGCCATCGGGGCGAGGGGGGCCGCCTCGGCGGCCGGGCAGGCCTAGAGCCGGACGAGCTCGACGCGTCGGTTCTGCGCGCGGCCCGCCTCGGTGTCGTTCGAGGCCACGGGCTGCGTCTGGCCCATCCCGGCCGACTCGAGCCGGCTGGCCGCGATCCCGAGGCCCGTCAGCATCGTCCGGACGGCGGCGGCGCGGCGCTCGCTGAGGCTCTGGTTCGAGGCCGCGTCGCCCGTGTTGTCGGTGTGGCCCTCGATCCGGATGCGGAGGTCGGGGTGCTCTTCCATCATGGCTGCGATCTCCTGTACGACGGCGAACGACTCGGGCTGGAGCGTCGCGCTGGCCGTGTCGAAGAAGATCCCCTCGGTCACCACGCGGCCCTCGGCCTGGAGCGCGCCGTAGAGGTCGCGCCCGCCGGCCGCCACGCGGATGCTTGCGAAGTAGATCGGCTTCTGGCGGACGTCGGTGAGCTCGAACCGGAGCCGGTCCGAGCGGCCGAGGTCGGCGTTCGGGACGTTCGCCACGCGCTCCTCGCCGACGAACACCTTGACGTACGCGCCGTCGGCCATCACGCGGATGGGGAGCGTCTGCGTCTGAATCCGGCGGTCGTCCTGGACCGCCTCGACGACGCCGTCCTCACGGACGAGCCGCCCGACGCCGGTGCCGGCGTAGTTGTCGACGACGATCGCGTTCGTCCCGGCCCGCTCGCCGTCGGGGCCGACGAAGAAGAACCGGAAGTCGTTGTAGTCCTCGTTCCCGAAGTAGTCGATCTCGACGGTGAACGTCTCCGGCGCCGTCTCGGGCAGGACGACGTCGAACTCGCCGTCGGTCTTGGCCTGGAGCGCCCGGCCGCCGGCGTACGACACGATCTCCATCGAGCCCTCGCGGAACGTGAGCCGGCGCGGGAAGTCGCCGACGTTGTCCCGCGAGAAGTCCTCCTCGAACAGGGCGCGCTCGCCGGGCACGAAGTCGTAGTTCGCGTCGACGCCGCTCACCCCGGGCCCGCCGGCCCGGACGACGGCGTCCTCGGCGTTGGCCGTGGTGACGGGCGTGCCGCTCCGGTCGACGGGCGTGCCGCGGGCGTCGGTCATCACGACGGGGGCGCCGTCGCGTTGGGCCCGTTCGATGCAGGCCTGGTCGGTGAACACGCAGCGGACGGCGTTCTCGCCCGCGTCGAACATGCCGTCGATGGCCGACCGGACGGCGCGGTCGGTCCGGTAGTCGACCTGGCGGTCGACGGCGCGGCCGGCGGCGTCGGCCATCCGGTCCACGGTGGCGGCGCAACTGCTGAGGACGAGCGCCGACGCGACGAGGGGCAGGGCCAACGCGGTCAGCGCGAGGGGAGTGGGTCGGGACATAGGTCTGTGGGGGGTGCACCCCGTACTACGAGAGTTGGGGGCGACGCATGTCACCGCCTGTTGCCCCCGTCCAGTGCACGCGAGGGGCCGTTCCGGACGGGGGCGCCGACCGGATCGTGCTCGTCTCCCGCCGCCTCGGCGCCCCGATGGGGCCGGCCCGGGATCCGCCCGAGGCGAGACGAG
This sequence is a window from Rubrivirga marina. Protein-coding genes within it:
- a CDS encoding OmpA family protein, which gives rise to MSRPTPLALTALALPLVASALVLSSCAATVDRMADAAGRAVDRQVDYRTDRAVRSAIDGMFDAGENAVRCVFTDQACIERAQRDGAPVVMTDARGTPVDRSGTPVTTANAEDAVVRAGGPGVSGVDANYDFVPGERALFEEDFSRDNVGDFPRRLTFREGSMEIVSYAGGRALQAKTDGEFDVVLPETAPETFTVEIDYFGNEDYNDFRFFFVGPDGERAGTNAIVVDNYAGTGVGRLVREDGVVEAVQDDRRIQTQTLPIRVMADGAYVKVFVGEERVANVPNADLGRSDRLRFELTDVRQKPIYFASIRVAAGGRDLYGALQAEGRVVTEGIFFDTASATLQPESFAVVQEIAAMMEEHPDLRIRIEGHTDNTGDAASNQSLSERRAAAVRTMLTGLGIAASRLESAGMGQTQPVASNDTEAGRAQNRRVELVRL